Genomic DNA from Bacteroidia bacterium:
GTCTAATATGTCAGGATTATTTTGGGCGGCTATCTCTGCACCTTGCCGCATGACCTCAATTTTGTCACCAAATATTTGTATGCCAATAGGACGCTCATAATCGTAGATGTCTAATTTTTTCAAACTTTTAGATGCCTCTCGGATTAAACCCTCTGTGCTGATAAACTCTGTGTACATCATATCCGCACCGTTTTGCTTGCATACTTTACGAAAAGGTGGGTCGCTAACATCTTCCATAGGAGCAAGCAATAACGGAAATTCATCAAAAACTACCCTTCCTATACGTATCATACCTACAAAGGTACAAAAAAGGTTGTATTTTAGTTGCAGTAATAGATTTTATACCTCTTGACAAATTATATTTTTGGGCGTGTCCCTCGCTGCGCTCGGGTCGGGCTATTGCGCACTACGCTAACGCTCGGTGCTACGCTGCGCTTCGCACTGCCTTACGGCACGCTCCATAGCCCTCACGCAAGTTGTATTTTGATGTTTTACCTCGTTTTTATGCATATCTTTGCTTTACTTGTTTTATGTTCATTATCAAGCATTTACAATATAAAAATTTTTACCTTGTTTGAAATACACTCACTTTATTTTGTTTTTGTATTTATTTTCAAGCATGTAGAATGTTAAACCTTAAATACATGGACTTCTCATATCCCTTTAATCCTGGATGCCAAAGTTTTACTCTATTTTCAATTGATTTTCAATAATTTAGAAAGTTAAAATGTATTTTTATCTTGTTTTATGTTTATTTTCAGGCACTTACAAGATTATATTTTGTATAAGTGGGATTGGTCTGCTAACAGCTTGCGTGAGGCATGCGAAGGGCGTGCATCAGCACGGTGCGGAGCGAAGCGCAGCACCGAAGCGATAGCGCAGCCCGCAGCACGCCGACCTTGTGGGCATACGCGCAGCGTAACGCCCACAAGGACACGCCCAAAAAATTATATCAAGTATAATAAATAATCAGACTAACAAGATATCGTAAAATACTTAAAATGAATTACTTATAATTCATAGTTCGCTTGAAAAATAAAATAGACTCAATATAAAATATATCTCTCAACAACTCTAAAACTATTCTAAAACTATTTTTTTAAGCAAAAAGGGGGACTTTGCTTCCCCCTTGTTTACAAAAATTTAACCCTTACTACTTTACTGTACTATTACATCTTTTCTATTTTTTGTAAGTATACCTTGTTATTTGCATCTTGTAAGCGTAAGATATACATACCTTGTGGTACATTGCTAATGTTGAAAGTAATTACTCCGCCATTAACAATTACACTAGATTGTGTTATAGTTTTACCCAGCATATCATTTAATGTTAATTGATAAGTACCAGAAGGTATCTCTACCGTAACATGTTCAACTGCGGGGTTAGGATATGCTTTTAACGGTTCAGATAGCCAATTATTAGTACTAGATATATTCATGGGCGCCATAATAGTGAAAGTTGAGTTACTTGTATCACCCACAAGTGGTATCATAAAGTCAGTAACTCTGACTTTACACTGCGTAGAAGGGCTTCCACCGATTAGCCAAGAGTAGCTTCCTCCCCCCACTCCGTTAGGTACATTCACTTGAATAATATTCCAGGATGCGGCGTTGTCGCGGGTTTCCATGATGTCTACTGAGGAGACAGGTCCTATGGTCGTCCATGTGATATTGTATAGAGAGCCAATATTCCAAGTTTCTCCGCCGTTGGGTGCAGTAACTGTGATGCTCGGTGGGATAATAGTGAAGGCGTTATTACTACTGTCCCTAATTGATGGCGCAGAGGCGTTAATTATCCTGACAAAGCATTTGTTAGAATTAACATAAGGCACCGTGATAGTATGAGAACCACCCATGCTGCCAGATGCAACTCCGCTAGCAATTACATTCCAGCTAACCATGTTATCCGTAGATAGGTAAATATCTACAATAGGAGGGGTACCTGTAAATATCCACTGTATGGTTTGAGATGAAAAGGAATACCATGTCTCTCCTCCATTGGGAGTAACTACTGTAATACTACTTTGCGAACGTAAAGTATTGACATTCATGATAAGAACAAGCAGAAGTGAGAATAGAAATGAATGTTGTTTCATAATTACTCTCTTAAACGCAAATTTTGTTCTGCGGTCTGTGTACGCATGTATATGATTATTATACGCTTGGTTCCTTTGAGTATTTGTAATAAAGCACTTTGAGTATCTGTTTTTTTAAGAAAGAGCAATTTTTATTTTTCTGGGCGTGTCCTTGCTTGCACGAGCGCAGCGAAACGCAAGCAAGGACATGCTAATACATTATACCCTGACTCACCTGCTATAATAAGCCGCTACTATCTTTTTTCTTTTTGAGAAAGTAGTATTTTGCCGTTCCACCAGTCTTTTTCTACTATGGTTTGGTACTTAGTGTAAAATTTTTGTGCATCTACGTTCCAATCTAATACTTGCCACTTGACAAGGTTACATTGCTGTTCTTGTGCCTCTACTAATACAGCATCAAATAAACGTGACCCAATTCCTTGATTTCTGTACTCGGGTAGTACAAAAAGGTCATCAAGATAGAGCATTTTACCTTTCCAGGTAGAGTACGCAAGATAAAACAGTGCCATGCCTACTACTTTTTGGTCTTTTACTGCGACAAATACATCAAATATATTGTCTTCAAAGTCTCTTTCGTAATCTTCTAAGGTGATAGTAACCTCTTGGGGTGCTTTTTCAAAAGTGGCTAATTGTTTTACTAATTCTAGCACTTGCCCCAACTCTGACCGATGTACCTTTCTGACTTCTATCATGGTGTAAGCAAATATCTGTATTCTATTCGATAATTTCAAATTCTACACGGCGGTTTTTATATCTTCCTTCCTCAGTGCTGTTGTCTGCAATAGGTTTCTGACTGCCGTAACCTTTGGTAAAAATCCGTTTATCATCTACCCCTTTACTGATTAAGTATTTTGCTACACTATTGGCACGATTCTGCGAGAGTATTAAATTTTTATCTGTATCACCTGTATTATCCGTATGGCCGCTAATCTGTATGCGTATTTGAGGATTCGTCTGTAACATAGATACTAACTGGTCTAAAGCAGGGTAAGACTCTGTTTCTAAATCGCTGGAATTGAGTTTGAAATAGATATTATGCACTACATAATTTTTCTTACTTTGTATAGGTTGTAAAATAGGATATAACCACAAGGTATCTTCTTGCGTAGTAAGCACAGTGATATTTTGAGATAAATATCCTTTTGAAGATATTATACCCAACCATCGAGTGTTTTTGGGTAAGGTAAAATGTTTGGTTGTGTTAAAAGTATCTAAATGAAGGTTATCTTGAATTTGTAAAGTGAAAGGAATAGGTTGTGATTGTTCATTTTTAGCGGTTATGAATACATCTACGTAATCTCTTTTTTGCTTTTTTTGAATAGGATATTCTACAAGGTACAGGTTTGTGTTAGATCTGGGATGAGTTTGTAGTGGTCTATCAGAGGATAAATAAGCACGTAGAGAGTCTATGACATAGTAGTTTAGTTCGTTGTAAGGAGTATTGATAGGGTAACCTATGTTTTGGGGTTTTGTCCAAGTACCGTTTTTGAAATGCGTAGCAAAGATATCGAAGCCGCCTAAAGTTTGATGCCCATTTGAAATGAAATACAGGGTTTTTCCGTCTTTTGTGAGATGTGGATTAGTTTCGTCGCCTTTGGTATTAAGTATATTACCCATATTTTGGGCGAGTTTCCATTTGCCCATGCTATCCTTTACAGAAAAGTATAAGTCTGCTCCTCCGTATCCACCTACTCTGTCTGAAGCAAAAATGAGAATATGGCAGGCACTATCTGTGGTAGGTGCAGTTTCCCAAAATTTAGAGTTGATAGAGTCAGATAGTTTTTTGGCAGATGTCCATGTATCGTTTTCTAGGGTTTGTAGATAAATATCTCCTTGTGTAGCAGCATCGGTATTGTAATAAAAATATAACGTATTTTGTACAAAGTGGGGCATACTCCTTTGAAATTTTTGGGTTGTATTGGAGTTATTTATGAGTTTGTGTAAGGTATCTTGGTCTAAGTAGAGTATCTCTTCATGTCCCTCAATGCTGCGAGTAAAAGCGAATTTATCCTTGAACAAAAATGGTGCATATTCGTCCTGTGAAGTGTTGATAAGGTTCGTATCCAATAAAGTAATTTTTACAGGTAAAGGGTTTCTTAGATAGGCTTGTAAAACTTGTATTTGTTCTATGGCTTTTTCTGCTTTGATAGGGTTATTAGGTTTGTATTTTTCGTATGCTTGTATAGCTTTTTCGTAATTTTGTTGTGCTGTGTAGCACTTGCCTAAATACCAAAACAATAACGGGTGATAATTAGGTTGTATAGTTGCACATTGTTCTAAAAAGGGTATGCTTTCAGTAGGATTGCTTTCTAATGTACACATTGCTCTTTTCCATAAAAAATCTACATTTTTAGGTTGCTGTGTGAGTAAGATGTCTAATCCTTTTTTAGCCTGTGAAAAGTTACCTTGTACATACTGTTTATAAACTTCGCTGGCGGTAGTTCCCTGACCTGCGCTTGTTGAACTAAAAAATAAGTTTAATCCTGCCCAAAGAGTAATATAAATTCT
This window encodes:
- a CDS encoding GNAT family N-acetyltransferase; its protein translation is MIEVRKVHRSELGQVLELVKQLATFEKAPQEVTITLEDYERDFEDNIFDVFVAVKDQKVVGMALFYLAYSTWKGKMLYLDDLFVLPEYRNQGIGSRLFDAVLVEAQEQQCNLVKWQVLDWNVDAQKFYTKYQTIVEKDWWNGKILLSQKEKR
- a CDS encoding OmpA family protein, with the translated sequence MKCRIYITLWAGLNLFFSSTSAGQGTTASEVYKQYVQGNFSQAKKGLDILLTQQPKNVDFLWKRAMCTLESNPTESIPFLEQCATIQPNYHPLLFWYLGKCYTAQQNYEKAIQAYEKYKPNNPIKAEKAIEQIQVLQAYLRNPLPVKITLLDTNLINTSQDEYAPFLFKDKFAFTRSIEGHEEILYLDQDTLHKLINNSNTTQKFQRSMPHFVQNTLYFYYNTDAATQGDIYLQTLENDTWTSAKKLSDSINSKFWETAPTTDSACHILIFASDRVGGYGGADLYFSVKDSMGKWKLAQNMGNILNTKGDETNPHLTKDGKTLYFISNGHQTLGGFDIFATHFKNGTWTKPQNIGYPINTPYNELNYYVIDSLRAYLSSDRPLQTHPRSNTNLYLVEYPIQKKQKRDYVDVFITAKNEQSQPIPFTLQIQDNLHLDTFNTTKHFTLPKNTRWLGIISSKGYLSQNITVLTTQEDTLWLYPILQPIQSKKNYVVHNIYFKLNSSDLETESYPALDQLVSMLQTNPQIRIQISGHTDNTGDTDKNLILSQNRANSVAKYLISKGVDDKRIFTKGYGSQKPIADNSTEEGRYKNRRVEFEIIE
- a CDS encoding T9SS type A sorting domain-containing protein, whose translation is MNVNTLRSQSSITVVTPNGGETWYSFSSQTIQWIFTGTPPIVDIYLSTDNMVSWNVIASGVASGSMGGSHTITVPYVNSNKCFVRIINASAPSIRDSSNNAFTIIPPSITVTAPNGGETWNIGSLYNITWTTIGPVSSVDIMETRDNAASWNIIQVNVPNGVGGGSYSWLIGGSPSTQCKVRVTDFMIPLVGDTSNSTFTIMAPMNISSTNNWLSEPLKAYPNPAVEHVTVEIPSGTYQLTLNDMLGKTITQSSVIVNGGVITFNISNVPQGMYILRLQDANNKVYLQKIEKM